The window TGtttcctttccctttttcaattttgatgaaaTCCATTTATTTGAGTACATAAACACATACAAACAAGGGCTTTTCTTTTAAGCCTACTACCCATGATTAttaattaacctttttttttccttgtcaTCTAtaccaacaaaacaaatagtAAGGCACAACacacaaattattattcaCTCCCAAAAGAACACCAAACTTCACCACACATACAACATCACAACCccttgttaaaaaataatccgAACcagttataaaataaataaaaaaaaccccCCTAAGGAccatcaaattataatatacaCAATTACAAAAGAAGAGCTGTTGAAGTAGCAAGCATTCCAGCTAAACCAACAAAGGTGACGATAGACGAGGATGCTGCaccattattattgttattagcAGGGGGCTCCTCGGCGATCGGGGACGGAGTTGGGTTCATCTGGACAGAAGCTTCGGGTGGTTGGGAATCGGTAGCCGGAGCCGGGGGAGGAGAAGAGTATTGCTTGGATCTATCAGCCAAAACAACCACCACCAATTTCTCATTCTTGAGGCAATTGTCTTTGATGCCACTGATGAAATAATGAGGGCCAgatctttcaaatttgatgaCAGTGTGGCCATCTGAAAAGTGCTTTATGGGTGATTCTGTGTGGCAATTTTTGTAGTCATCTTCGTTCACTAATAGCACTGAATCTTGCCCACCTTGGTAGTTGAACACTGCACCATATagaacatatataattatccttctaaacaaaaaggagcaaattttttatctttttaggGTAggtttaaaagtgattttgaaattgttaaaaaaaaaacgattctccatttgtatttgaagaacTAAACAGCATATATTTATCACTTTTTagatttcatttcattcttatttatttttttatttttacaagttgttttacatgtttttaaataaattcctttatttataatcttttttcatgaacattttctaaaaatcataattaaattcgataactaaaaaaatatgcttcttttgtcaaaaagtgtacaaaataactaaattatttgagataattaaataaagaaaatggggaaaagaatcttaattttaaaaacaacacaaaacaaataagTTCCTCGTTGAacgtcttttttttttttttgaaattgtgtttgtttttttaataactacTTTATtatggttttcatttttcttgtttagaTCAATTCTTAGCTAaactttaaagaaataaaaagaaattgaaaattaatttttaaattagattttataatATGTATAGTAAAGAATGAAattctttacaaaatatagcaaacaaatttaaatgaaatacaattctttttttttatatatagattttgtaaatagttttaatattttactattttttgaaaaaaattcttttaaatttgacttaTTATCAATCAGCAAAAGTGACactgtttataaatttagttttaattttttttaaaaaatagtacatTTTTCAGAAGACAATTATTTGCTTATACTTACAAAGTAATTCTCAAATTACACGGGCTCTCTTCTAAAAATAGTGTTCATTCTTTCTTACTCAATTACATGGATTCTTTTAGTTCCACAAAAGTAAGAACAACAAGCAATCCAAACCTCTAACTTCGTAATTTGTAGAGCTATGCTGGTTGACGTACTATTGCTAAAAAATCATCGTCAATTAGTTCAGACTATGAaaatttagcaaaaaaaacagcaatcaaatttgaaaatcatcacacttgaaagaaaacagaagGCATTGGTTGGATGGTAGACAAATATAACAcacattaattaatcaaattaccTATGGAGTCACCAATTTGAAATCTTCTTGATTCAGCCCATTGATTAAGACTTTGAGCATTAGGATATGAAGGAACTCCCCAAACACCTTTTGATCCTCCCACTTGAAACTCAACTCCACAAACATTTTGCACAAACATCATCACTCCAAACAACTTCACTACAAAATTAACACATGCtttcttttgagaaaaaattccaaaactaTTGCTCCTCTTACTCATCATATTATACAACAAGAGATCAAGAACAACACAAGAAGcttctaataattataatgggCAAGTTTTCCTaagacaaaaagaagaagaaagcctCTATATGAAAACTCTTAGTTGTTTTTGCAAAGCTAAGGGAAGCCTAAACCCAGCTTTTGTAGGCAAagtttttagggtttttttccAGAAGATGTGGCAGAGAAGCTTTTggcaacttttttctttattctcttttactttctcGGAAAATATAGCTGGCTTAAGGCTTTGGCTTCCTCTACAAATTAAGCATATATTTTTGCCTTTTGATAGCtatgttgtttgtttgatgAGGAATATGTAAACTTGGATTGTGGGATTATGCTTTCCctacaatttatttctaaGAATATTCATGTCTTCTCCTTTGGGTTAAGGCTATGTGAGAGTTTATAtcttgatttgtttttctaaatctaTCCTATTCGATGTCATTTGCATCACATTCAATGTTActtagaataataattatgattgAAAGTATGAAAGAAATATGATTCAAGAATGCTCTCAAGAAAAGTTTGGtaaaatttttttctatccGAGTTTGTACCGAGAcaaaaaatttctctcttgactattttaaacttgtttggaatgactttttaaataatacttaaaattCTAAGAACTTTCTTTCTGAAATTTTTTGTCATACTTATAAATTATggaatttttttgtaatactTATAAATTGTTCCAAACATGTCCAGaacaaagataataaatgttagaaaatggaattcaaaacctaattaatataaaactaatgaTTATATTTTGAGGAATCCaccttaaaataattttttatagataaaataaGTGAAGTACTTCTCTCATTCTcaataaaatgattgaaacttcaaattatattattgtctattagtatatatatatatagtattacAACATATAAAACCCAAAAAGAGCATCCTGGTCCCAAATAGTCTACCCTAAAATgacatatatgtatacatcTTTCTAGTTAAATAgtaatctttatatatatatatatatatgatagtatattattctttttacaCATGCATTAtcctttttaaatgtttaagtatTCACCTTCACATAGATTcaattactaaaagaaaaagaaaggactactatagattttgaattttagagaaatataaagtataaaaagaTGGTTGctaaggaagaaaagaaagaaccaattattgtataaaattgagagaaaggGGGAGAGAGATGTGCACTTTTAGATTAGTTTATCTTTATACCATACAATAATTTTAGGGTCAAAATTGAGTTATTGCAGCTTCTATACTTTACGAATGAggaaatatatacatatactttATATGAAAAAGACAATGGTTTAGAAAGATAAAGTTTTCTAGCTAATTCTAACTATTCAAACAATACATAAATTATTACTTCAAAGTTAGATTATGTCATGCAGTATAGATTTGTACTCCAGCTCGAATAAGTTGGTTTACCTtttgatattaataataaataccaacttcaacatatttcaatgggttaattatatataacatgCATATGTCTAAATGTTTTGCTACAACTAAAAAGAGAGAACAGTAAGACTAGttgaatttatttacttaaaaaaactctataaatatattataaggGTAGGAGATCGACtcaacataattttgaaaaatcctCCAAAGTTATACTTATAGggtttttttcaataaaaaggaaatggaAGACTTGTTCTAAAGTCTTTCATACATGTGAAAATTGATGTTatgttttaacaaaatattagaagtgCAGTTGTCTCAggttaaaaaagtttaagaaaatcGTGTGTTTCAAGTActataaaaaaagtcaataaCTTTGGTTTCAATTAATCATCTTAAGTTCTAAACACTTAATTAAACTTAGATATTTTAGTTCtagtttaattcttttttacctCCAGTTTCAGAGTGACGTTAAAGAGTACGTGTGAGTAGCATAGTTTTGAATAGTAGAGTTAAAGGAATGTGAGTAGCAGTAGAAAAGCTTTCAAAGACTGCTTTCTAAGagattataacaatttttttcacataGTGTGGAATATTTTAGGTTCGTGGTTTGGTTTGGAGTTTTTCTAGGATCATTCTTGTGCTTCTagttttattgattatttcttttagcttgattgtttttcttcttattcatGCAGTAGTAGTGATAGATTTTTCTAACAAATGGTATATCAGAGCTTTATGTTCGTAATTTCTAGAATTTTTTGGTATGTCTGGCGGTTTCAATATGTCAAGTCTTATAAGACCAATAAAGTTGTGATGTGAAGAAT of the Cucumis sativus cultivar 9930 chromosome 3, Cucumber_9930_V3, whole genome shotgun sequence genome contains:
- the LOC101212032 gene encoding early nodulin-like protein 3 — translated: MMSKRSNSFGIFSQKKACVNFVVKLFGVMMFVQNVCGVEFQVGGSKGVWGVPSYPNAQSLNQWAESRRFQIGDSIVFNYQGGQDSVLLVNEDDYKNCHTESPIKHFSDGHTVIKFERSGPHYFISGIKDNCLKNEKLVVVVLADRSKQYSSPPPAPATDSQPPEASVQMNPTPSPIAEEPPANNNNNGAASSSIVTFVGLAGMLATSTALLL